The DNA window TCTCTGTGATGAGGAACAGCGGCGCCCTCTGCAGGAGGAGATGCCCACTACAGGTCACAAAAAGGTATAATTTGGATGATATCACTGTGCCTCTGTGTTCCAGTCCCACAGGGAGACGCATTCTTTTTGGGTTTCACAACATCTTCAGTAATGCGTTAATACAAATGCAGTGAACAGCTAATGTATGTGGTTGGTTATGTGTTGCGCTCTTTGTGTAACACTCCAGGTTTCGTTTAACGCCTCCCCTTTGTTATTGCAGGTGACCTTCAGTGAGAAGGTGGAAGTGCGCCCTCTTGTGGCCTGGGCGTTTGCCAGCCGGGTTGCCCGTGATGGATCCTGCTGGTTGCAGATGGCCAGAGACAGAGACCGGTTCCGGAGGAGGGTGGAGGCAGCCAGTGATGTCATTGGGCCTGTCCTGCTCCCCCAGCACAGAGCAGCAGTTTGGGAGAGGCTTGGGAGGggctcctccacctcctccagaCACCAATACCGGGAGGACTCTGAGTAGGAGAAGTACTTTTGTATACTGATTCTATAAACTTTTTTATATGACTATTTtcaaaagagttgctgattttgtaatactgccgcagcattctccacatgctaatcactgccccacatcgaattggcactttgctctgccacatatcactttactacccccttttgaatgttgcatcgtagtgctgggcgataaaacgatctcgattttatatcgattaaaaaaaatgaggacGATCATGATGATAAAcggactataaaactcgatcaaccaagtttgctccattttagagaatgcgccgagacagacaactcgatggcctatcAAGCAGAGCGTTTACTGAACGctagcacaacagccaatcaccgaccccattgtaattttgcccatcctcccttaaagaagcaatgggtgcgtttgAGTTGTTGAgccttaggtctgtctgcagctgacgtgacgtggagcacgatctgccgtcggctgcaggggtggagtataaaccgactgcagccaagtcggacaactgcTACTCCTTgtgtgcgagacctgactgcaatggcagcactgccagaagggtgtagatctatacaaatatcacctgcatgcacattactacttttacaataaccaactcctgatacaaactgttagcagtgaataaaactattgtgtacagtggctctgtgtaaaaagagctgccaggaaaaagatcaaatacacgtatttcaaggattcaaattttttatgtacagagtacaatgcaattcttacttgaatgccttcacagactggacgattaaacaaataaagcagtgcaacattacagtaactaacaaataaaccactaacatgtactgttagagcatttatgtaacttatttaaactttattttaccaggtaaatgaactgaaaaccagttctcactgctttacgttcttttcgggagaaatagcagataacgcattggaacttcctgggatacaaacgtcatacgCGTGACTAAAATCTttagccaataagggcaaagttgtgtcgtcacggaggcggttccagtttgtgctgcacgtcttgctctcgcaaggattttgtaccatgtgacatggtgacgagtgctgacgttttgcagcgctggacaaaaaaaatctaaccatgctttggcatttttttgaataagtgtttttgtttggtttagatacttttctacctcagaattttaaaaggttaagagaccaagaatagaggaagatacttgttgcagtcagttctgtcctgctttattttatgtttgccctttaacatatttgcaatattatacagttttgcacattgttacattattatacGGTTTTGTTCATTTCAGCTATGTTCctttgaatacttgaaaatgaataaccttttataattttaagggaattttgtatgtaaacagtaaaatttgttggaaaaataagtatttgtttactaatattgtttcaatctattcattctatttgtcagaatagggttaattttattattttgattattacattattacatggaacagcattgtgaaactataatattgataattatcgatatcggtcaatacaggaataaatattgtgataattttttttgccatatcgcccagctctacacGGAGGTATTTTTGACTCACTATCAAACACGATGTAAATTTCCCTGtagtaattaatacattaatagaCACAAAAAACCCAGAGGCACACCAACGAAAACACAACGCAATGCTAGTACCAACTAGCAAGAACTAGCTAACCAGCTAAAAATTCGCAATTAACTTCTAAATTATCGAAACTCAGTTACATCGATAAGTACATAAATTACCAcgaaacatacactcacctaaaggattattaggaacaccatactaatacggtgtttgaccccctttcgccttcagaactgccttaattctacgtggcattgattcaacaaggtgctgaaagcattctttagaactgttggcccatattgataggatagcatcttgcagttgatggagatttgtgggatgcacatccagggcacgaagctcccgttccaccacatcccaaagatgctctattgggttgagatctggtgactgggggggccattttagtacagtgaactcattgtcatgttcaagaagccaatttgaaatgattcgagttttgtgacatggtgcattatcctgctggaagtagccatcagaggatgggtacatggtggtcataaagggatggacatggtcagaaacaatgctcaggtaggccgtggcatttaaatgatgcccaactggcactaaggggcctaaagtgtgccaagaaaacatcccccacaccattacaccatcaccaccagcctgcacagtggtaacaaggcatgatggatccatgttctcattctgtttacgccaaattctgactctaccatttgaatgtctcaacagaaattgagactcatcagaccaggcaacatttttccagtcttcaactgtccaattttggtgagctcgtgcaaattgtagcctctttttcctatttgtagtggagatgagtggtacccggtggggtcttctgctgttgtagcccatccgcct is part of the Paramormyrops kingsleyae isolate MSU_618 chromosome 25, PKINGS_0.4, whole genome shotgun sequence genome and encodes:
- the LOC140582685 gene encoding uncharacterized protein isoform X2, whose protein sequence is MCVDIVNISEWPTQMSQAIKKAFRRLRAALSKIKRRCIAAVKALRPEATCPPEGCTAKAGGTQVEHLCDEEQRRPLQEEMPTTGHKKVTFSEKVEVRPLVAWAFASRVARDGSCWLQMARDRDRFRRRVEAASDVIGPVLLPQHRAAVWERLGRGSSTSSRHQYREDSE